A stretch of the bacterium genome encodes the following:
- a CDS encoding PaaI family thioesterase, producing MSSGSGDPDDSVRRRSFKLRWEVNQFPVSGVWSVRRRLAKAMRAVIEKLVTSDAPENELEIAAERLEEYAERLASHPQRQRYLGFSEAAVADPDAENPPPDGGGHFDFSPLIGPSNPLAPPIEMTSDEHDTVHGTVNFGSAYEGPPGCVHGGYIAAAFDEVLGYAETFSGQPGMTGTLTTRYRSPTPLHTELRFEARVDRIEGRKIFVNGTLHAGDRLCAEADAIFISSHPGAFAKLLAERNVRQP from the coding sequence ATGAGCAGCGGTTCGGGTGATCCGGACGACAGCGTTCGCAGACGATCGTTCAAGCTCCGTTGGGAGGTGAATCAGTTCCCCGTCTCGGGCGTATGGTCGGTTCGGCGGCGCCTGGCCAAGGCCATGCGCGCTGTGATCGAAAAGCTGGTCACCAGTGACGCACCGGAGAACGAGTTGGAAATCGCTGCCGAGCGACTCGAGGAATACGCAGAGCGGCTCGCCTCCCACCCACAGCGCCAACGCTACCTGGGTTTTTCGGAAGCCGCCGTCGCCGACCCGGATGCGGAGAACCCCCCGCCCGACGGCGGTGGCCATTTCGATTTCAGTCCACTGATCGGCCCGTCGAACCCCCTCGCGCCGCCCATCGAGATGACCTCCGACGAACACGACACGGTCCACGGCACGGTGAACTTCGGTTCGGCCTACGAGGGTCCGCCCGGATGCGTGCACGGCGGCTACATCGCCGCGGCCTTCGATGAAGTGCTGGGCTATGCCGAGACCTTCTCCGGCCAGCCCGGAATGACAGGCACGCTGACCACCCGCTACCGAAGCCCAACACCGCTACATACCGAGCTTCGCTTCGAAGCACGCGTCGATCGCATCGAAGGCCGAAAGATCTTCGTGAACGGAACCCTCCACGCCGGCGACCGCCTCTGCGCAGAGGCCGACGCCATCTTCATCAGCAGCCACCCCGGCGCATTCGCCAAACTCCTCGCCGAGCGCAACGTCCGCCAACCCTGA
- a CDS encoding long-chain fatty acid--CoA ligase: MSLNLGSILMAAAHGRPDHPAIRLGERSVSYAELDRAARGVAASLHERGIEPGNQVALMVPNVPEFTIAYYGILYAGCAVVPLNVLLSAPEVTYHIEDSGAQLLVAHPLFAEPARKGAEGAGVPVAWSDGDGQTDLPAMAAASPVETLHATGPDDTAVILYTSGTTGKPKGAELSHANLFVNCSVVVPKLLPLGEDDVALATLPLFHSFGQTCIQNATIATGGTFTLLPRFTPEEAIEIIERDKVTLFAGVPTMYFALLHHEGARPPDLSSVRYCMAGGAPMPVEVMKAFEAKFGVDVLEGYGLSETSPVASFNQLNRPRTPGSIGYPVWGVEMAILDDKDQPLPDGERGEICIRGHNIMKGYWNRPEATAETMRNGWFHSGDIGIRDPGGSYRIVDRVKDMILRGGFNVYPREVEEVLYAHPAIVEAAVIGIPHESHGEEVKAFVALGKDQQVTSEELIAYCKQNLAAYKYPRHVEIIDTLPKGPTGKILKRELR; encoded by the coding sequence ATGAGCCTGAACCTCGGATCCATCCTGATGGCGGCCGCCCACGGCCGCCCGGACCACCCTGCCATTCGTCTCGGTGAGCGCAGCGTGAGCTACGCAGAGCTCGACCGTGCGGCGCGCGGGGTTGCGGCGAGTCTGCATGAACGCGGCATCGAGCCTGGCAACCAGGTCGCGCTGATGGTTCCGAACGTCCCCGAGTTCACGATTGCCTACTACGGCATCCTGTATGCCGGTTGCGCGGTGGTGCCTCTGAACGTGTTGCTCTCCGCGCCGGAAGTCACCTACCACATCGAGGATTCCGGCGCGCAGTTGCTCGTCGCCCATCCTTTGTTCGCGGAACCCGCGCGGAAGGGAGCCGAGGGCGCAGGCGTTCCGGTGGCGTGGAGTGACGGAGATGGCCAGACCGATCTCCCCGCCATGGCGGCTGCGTCGCCGGTCGAAACCCTGCATGCCACGGGCCCCGATGATACCGCCGTCATCCTCTACACTTCCGGAACCACGGGCAAGCCCAAGGGCGCCGAACTCAGCCACGCGAATCTCTTCGTGAACTGCTCGGTCGTGGTGCCGAAGCTTCTGCCGCTCGGTGAAGACGATGTGGCTCTCGCGACCTTGCCGCTCTTTCACTCGTTCGGGCAGACCTGCATCCAGAACGCGACGATTGCCACCGGTGGGACCTTCACCCTGCTTCCGCGCTTTACGCCGGAAGAGGCGATCGAGATCATCGAGCGCGACAAGGTGACGCTCTTCGCCGGCGTGCCGACGATGTACTTCGCCCTGTTGCACCACGAGGGTGCCCGTCCGCCCGATCTCTCGTCTGTGCGATATTGCATGGCCGGCGGTGCACCAATGCCGGTCGAGGTGATGAAGGCCTTCGAGGCGAAGTTCGGCGTCGATGTTCTCGAGGGCTACGGGCTTTCGGAAACCTCGCCCGTCGCGAGCTTCAACCAACTGAACCGTCCCCGCACGCCGGGTTCGATCGGTTACCCGGTATGGGGCGTGGAGATGGCGATCCTCGATGACAAGGATCAGCCCCTGCCGGATGGCGAGCGCGGAGAGATCTGCATTCGCGGCCATAACATCATGAAGGGCTATTGGAACCGCCCGGAGGCCACGGCCGAGACCATGCGCAACGGCTGGTTCCATTCCGGCGATATCGGTATCCGGGATCCGGGCGGGAGCTACCGTATCGTCGATCGGGTGAAGGACATGATCCTGCGCGGCGGTTTCAACGTCTATCCGCGTGAGGTCGAGGAAGTGCTCTACGCCCATCCGGCGATCGTCGAGGCTGCCGTGATCGGAATTCCTCATGAGAGCCATGGCGAAGAGGTGAAGGCTTTCGTGGCCCTCGGAAAGGACCAACAAGTGACTTCCGAGGAGCTGATCGCCTATTGCAAACAGAACCTCGCCGCCTACAAATATCCTCGCCACGTCGAAATCATCGACACCCTGCCGAAAGGCCCCACCGGCAAGATCCTCAAGCGGGAGCTTCGCTAG
- a CDS encoding 2-dehydropantoate 2-reductase, translating into MASPGWEAHSTLACGGCPSVNVIVYGAGAVGLGLASALLEAGREVALVARPATAAALQERGLRRSGIFGEIVHPPQSFRVATTLEELPHQSPDFVLVATKSFDSAATAESLASSGRIGTATRIVLCQNGWGNAAHFTALFPERQVWNARIITGFRRPASHHVEITVHAEPVRIGSLFGEASQAISALCAAIHQGGLPCDATDRIAQDLWAKLLYNGLLNPLGAIFEVSYGEIGKSEAACDILRALAHEIFDVMQASGYATHWPDADAYLEHFFTVLLPPTAAHESSTLQDLRAGKRTEIDALTGAVVRLGEERAIPVPVNRTLLAMVKFIETRRRSNPK; encoded by the coding sequence ATGGCATCTCCTGGCTGGGAAGCCCACTCTACACTGGCGTGCGGAGGGTGCCCATCTGTGAATGTGATCGTGTACGGTGCCGGGGCGGTCGGCCTCGGCCTGGCCAGCGCGCTACTCGAAGCCGGAAGAGAAGTGGCGCTCGTCGCTCGACCGGCCACGGCGGCCGCCCTCCAGGAACGAGGCCTTCGGCGCAGCGGGATCTTCGGCGAAATCGTCCACCCACCCCAGAGCTTTCGGGTTGCGACAACCCTCGAAGAACTCCCCCATCAGTCGCCCGACTTCGTCCTGGTGGCGACGAAATCCTTCGACTCGGCAGCGACCGCAGAGAGCCTGGCGTCCTCCGGGCGAATCGGGACGGCAACCCGCATCGTGTTGTGCCAGAACGGCTGGGGGAACGCGGCACACTTCACGGCTCTCTTTCCCGAACGCCAGGTGTGGAACGCCCGAATCATCACCGGCTTTCGAAGGCCAGCGTCCCATCACGTCGAGATCACGGTGCACGCCGAACCCGTTCGCATCGGAAGCCTGTTCGGCGAAGCCTCGCAAGCGATCTCCGCGCTCTGCGCCGCAATCCATCAGGGTGGCCTTCCCTGTGACGCGACCGACCGGATCGCCCAGGACTTGTGGGCAAAGCTCTTGTACAACGGCCTGCTGAATCCGTTGGGTGCGATCTTCGAGGTCTCCTACGGGGAAATCGGGAAGAGTGAAGCGGCCTGCGACATCCTGCGCGCCCTCGCTCACGAGATCTTCGACGTCATGCAGGCCTCCGGCTACGCGACCCATTGGCCCGATGCGGACGCCTATCTCGAGCATTTCTTCACAGTCCTGCTTCCGCCGACCGCCGCGCACGAATCCTCGACGCTGCAGGACCTGCGCGCCGGCAAGCGCACCGAGATCGATGCGCTTACCGGCGCCGTCGTCCGCCTCGGCGAGGAGCGCGCCATACCCGTTCCGGTGAACCGCACGCTCCTCGCCATGGTGAAGTTCATCGAGACGCGTCGCCGCTCGAATCCGAAGTAG
- a CDS encoding alpha/beta hydrolase, protein MKHTITKVRVLGQEIPVCEWLSEGGPTLLFLHGFGRHPAQYGMVHALARDHGFRVLAPFLYPNNSLAEPPRSFRACVALTRAVVRELENEGELLAGYSVVGHSTGAGVAQCLADSTPRPGAILALNPVLPVTYGPSGFLARSACITGNQLLGRTGSAFRGWALMLRHGGTMLANLARKLDVTWSLATNLSRLQLQEYRLLYDSWGQRGVRFDVPTAIFQSQRDEFFRIPRDLRAWMGLVFENFEIRRLRDVRGHEWPLMHPDLAAQKVSAWLVARSRSRSAESLFQLTA, encoded by the coding sequence ATGAAACACACGATCACGAAGGTCCGCGTCCTTGGTCAGGAAATTCCCGTTTGCGAGTGGTTGTCCGAAGGAGGGCCGACGCTCCTCTTTCTGCACGGCTTCGGACGCCACCCCGCGCAATACGGAATGGTCCACGCGCTCGCTCGGGATCACGGGTTCCGCGTACTCGCGCCCTTCCTCTACCCGAACAACTCGTTGGCTGAGCCTCCGCGCAGCTTCCGTGCATGCGTTGCACTCACGCGTGCCGTGGTGCGCGAGCTCGAGAATGAAGGCGAACTCCTGGCTGGCTACAGCGTCGTCGGACACTCGACAGGCGCTGGTGTTGCCCAATGTCTTGCCGATTCGACACCACGGCCCGGGGCGATCCTCGCGCTCAATCCGGTGCTACCGGTGACATACGGTCCTTCGGGCTTCCTGGCCCGATCCGCGTGCATCACGGGCAACCAGCTGTTGGGCCGTACGGGTTCTGCCTTCCGTGGGTGGGCGCTCATGCTTCGCCATGGCGGAACGATGCTCGCGAATCTGGCACGTAAGCTCGACGTGACGTGGTCCCTGGCGACGAACCTGTCCAGGCTTCAGCTGCAGGAGTATCGGCTCCTCTACGATAGCTGGGGCCAACGCGGCGTTCGATTCGATGTACCCACCGCCATCTTCCAATCCCAGCGCGATGAGTTCTTTCGCATTCCACGCGATCTTCGCGCCTGGATGGGCCTGGTGTTCGAGAACTTCGAGATCCGCCGGCTTCGCGATGTGCGAGGCCACGAATGGCCGCTGATGCATCCGGACCTGGCCGCACAGAAGGTCTCGGCCTGGCTCGTGGCCCGGAGCCGATCGAGGAGTGCAGAATCCCTGTTTCAGTTGACTGCCTAA
- a CDS encoding phosphotransferase translates to MAAEDLDPWREELAGFLTGAFGELPEQPLSLLRPATQRADDVMKLRIRDVRGRTVAVALCSSPEWPDMVARAVKRARQAFDALGEELGSAVLLPEHEGVRDGRSYAVLPFCEPLGTKRLLWPIQRSRIGSAVGSWLAASAAQTSRPLEREELESNFRNPLQALSAMKGVSARLQDAAAHALARLDDAAWIPRHAVMHGDLWEANVLISENRHGFVLIDWAGSKTDGYGIFDLVRWATSMRFPSRKLRAELATHCEHLECDLEDARSHLLASLADLGMNLDQFPRNEFSAMADRCLDTLERAES, encoded by the coding sequence ATGGCGGCGGAGGATCTCGACCCCTGGCGCGAGGAACTTGCGGGCTTCCTGACGGGAGCCTTTGGCGAGCTCCCCGAGCAACCTCTCTCGCTTCTTCGCCCGGCCACACAGCGCGCCGACGATGTGATGAAGCTCCGGATTCGTGATGTCCGGGGCCGAACCGTCGCAGTGGCTCTCTGCTCTTCTCCCGAATGGCCGGATATGGTGGCCCGCGCGGTGAAGCGCGCACGCCAGGCCTTTGACGCCCTGGGCGAGGAACTCGGCAGCGCAGTGCTCCTGCCGGAACACGAGGGAGTCCGGGATGGAAGGTCCTATGCGGTCCTCCCCTTCTGTGAGCCGCTTGGCACGAAGCGCCTGCTCTGGCCCATACAACGGTCCCGAATCGGCAGCGCCGTCGGGAGCTGGCTCGCTGCAAGTGCCGCGCAAACCTCCCGTCCGCTCGAACGGGAAGAACTGGAGTCGAACTTCCGCAACCCGCTCCAGGCGCTCTCGGCGATGAAGGGCGTCTCAGCACGGCTTCAAGATGCAGCTGCCCACGCGCTGGCCCGCCTGGACGATGCTGCCTGGATTCCCAGACACGCCGTGATGCACGGTGATCTCTGGGAGGCGAACGTTCTGATCAGCGAGAACCGTCATGGCTTCGTGCTCATCGACTGGGCTGGATCCAAGACCGACGGTTACGGGATCTTCGATCTGGTGCGCTGGGCCACCTCCATGCGCTTTCCGAGCCGGAAGCTCCGAGCAGAACTAGCCACCCACTGCGAGCACCTGGAGTGTGACCTCGAGGATGCTCGTTCTCACCTGCTGGCTTCGCTTGCCGATCTCGGAATGAACCTGGACCAGTTTCCGCGCAATGAGTTTTCGGCGATGGCCGACCGCTGCCTCGACACCCTGGAGCGAGCCGAGAGCTGA